The following are encoded in a window of Plectropomus leopardus isolate mb chromosome 23, YSFRI_Pleo_2.0, whole genome shotgun sequence genomic DNA:
- the si:dkey-185m8.2 gene encoding trichohyalin isoform X2, with amino-acid sequence MDSQHPPASPSIPSALPELRLVLLGRKGAGKSAAGNTILGGVGGFESGKPTEECVKRRADVAGRKVTVVDTPGWEWYYPLNSTPNWVRRETLRSVSLCPSGPHAVLLVVRACAAVTEDYIREIEEHLEPLGKRVWEHTMLLFTRGDELGLVSMEQRILTSGPGLQRLLKKCGNRYHVVDNRSKGDGTQVKELIRKLEEMVERKKGGSSYLEMDNTLLVGLEADGKRRARERRKKQRQMEAQLQRGTIKAALMSEDLQGSELDAHQSFSKAPRRLPEVRLVLLGERETGKSSAGSAILGKTGFFQAGAVTEECVRQQAEVAMRLVTVVDTPGWEGGVAGATPERVKREIISSVALCPPGPHALLLTLRVDTLVRAAHVREHLELLGEGVWRHTLLLFTHGDQLREGVDIEQHIQGGGRDLQWLMEKCRGRYHIISSADGGGRGGSSKVTELLQKVEKMAAMNRCEAFSGLVQEVRDLSRQRNEKFNQRLKEMLDKMLRQEDELKNMREREMKRIRWFFDRKKKVKSPGKADIQREEEEEEDRRMDERKNDIGELEERMRWLTEDKDRENQDLSIENERIRVALNQGRREQDQATLNLELKEREIEELKERIDEQQLKLLDLERAAVESEHERKQRDDTIKAQKQEWMSDVKKLEELQKNEKAEWMERVDSLKAEMDETKRHHDDILERKEQEKNRELAEVEKKLKKEMELKDKEQKKQREKVVEDMERKVEEMYKQLERKTHEKETEIHTIKMQHQEELTRKISKTDKKMETMKSKHLEEIDQKLKDNAKHVEMIRNQHDNEIRETLQEKQREIAELKEQFAKETEKQMQAKTREIAELEQRYLIQIKENMVENEKEKETINLNHKEVVAQKMQEKEKEVEALKLQHREEMARKVNEMEKLIEVMKAEHREEIDRKVKEKEEDVERLYTDKIRDVEEERQGQIKELKQQFAEDVEKQLQERRREIRELEQKHAAQIEEKELEKEKEKKVMNENQEKSILQQKQEKDRLIEEIKQQHSDEITEKMQESDKEKERLVVNLKIEMQQRLEEKEKEIEEMKLDVEEMREKLQQKEEKEVYNLKCKQEMEQNLGEKEKEIEEMQLKVKEIREMLQQKEEKEIEHLNNKKEMEQRLVEQEKEIEDFNLDVKAMKEKLQQKEEKETDYLNYKQEMEQKLGEKAKEIAEMKLNVTEMKETLQQKEEKEIEHLNYMQEMEQKVQEREQETQVIKENLKEAEQELLHAHQQRQSDQINHKKQMEQKLQENKRTIEKLSQHIKDIDEILQKKEEERGEIILSQKKEAEQRLQEREREMEEMKQQLLDDMEQKVKEKETEIESLKQQADQGETRWREEQKKEDKKAEKDMNRLLEIIDQKTNEITQTQSFLAARDGEIEEAKKSRENYIKEIEELKERNKNQNSSIMEIQQRHDEHEKKKDAEMMEKLQEKEDELRDNEKEIGQLRLTIEQTKSELKELTNKMETEMTSMIQNYEKEIARRNESIESITKEKDCAVGHTEEVTLKYDESRRRVEELQEQNEKMRKEADNLEIKYEELKKESEEFREREQQVKNKDAEIQDILKEKEELKEANDKLRVEIEQIKEREDEAESKMTEMREHCQKEREEFLKSEKQIVSKKEELSKRGQELAEKEVKLQSKEQELHEREAKQQKKQLENDEDVNARAQNIKKKERELEILLGALEGKQKELNCHGQDLREKVKGIKDHGKDLKDKEYYLRNEEQELLNWKSELQVQNEQVNSKTQQLDEMGRDLALLKEELQNKERNLKELLKKLGKWEQNLKEREKRLGKREKGEYDNDNVDEADCFDLTAAVERSEDDVHLMYREVTERRAKGKESDSRRTKTASSAAESNNCHLETLKEKETAEEKEGMRGRGETKKKKGLERAKVGQDFTFLSLSQGHTRSHKGLPVSHLRVLVFGESWSSRSPAGVTILSGESPKPDGSTFRLWRGQVAGRRLAVAEPLGLRWRDGPDPSDTMQRKSILDSISWCQPGPHVVLLLMPAFLTCTHKYRRAVEEHMSLLGEDIWQRTLVLITWGEMLGESAEQHILRNEELTGLVERCGGRYHVLSNKKNNCMIDGLFEKMEDVVALNSREL; translated from the exons ATGGACTCACAACACCCTCCCGCCTCCCCCAGCATCCCCTCTGCCCTCCCAGAGCTCAGACTGGTCTTACTGGGCAGAAAAGGAGCAGGGAAAAGCGCAGCAGGCAACACCATCCTGGGAGGAGTGGGCGGCTTTGAGAGCGGGAAGCCGACGGAGGAGTGTGTGAAAAGGCGAGCTGATGTGGCCGGGAGGAAGGTCACAGTGGTGGACACTCCGGGGTGGGAGTGGTACTACCCGCTCAACAGCACCCCCAACTGGGTGCGCAGAGAGACTTTACGGAGTGTGTCGCTTTGCCCGTCTGGACCCCACGCCGTGCTACTGGTGGTGCGAGCCTGCGCCGCGGTAACAGAGGACTACATCCGTGAGATAGAGGAGCACCTGGAGCCGCTGGGGAAAAGAGTTTGGGAGCACACCATGCTGCTGTTCACCAGGGGAGACGAATTAGGCCTCGTGTCCATGGAGCAGCGAATCCTGACGAGCGGCCCAGGACTCCAGAGACTCCTCAAGAAGTGCGGGAACAGATATCATGTTGTGGATAACCGGAGCAAAGGAGATGGGACGCAAGTTAAAGAGCTGATAAGGAAGctggaggagatggtggagcGGAAGAAGGGTGGCAGCAGTTATTTGGAGATGGATAACACGTTGCTGGTGGGTCTGGAGGCAGATGGGAAgaggagagcgagggagaggaggaagaaacagAGGCAGATGGAGGCGCAGTTGCAAAGAGGGACCATCAAGGCTGCTCTGATGA GTGAAGATCTTCAGGGCTCTGAGCTAGACGCCCATCAGTCGTTCTCCAAGGCTCCCCGACGTTTACCCGAGGTCAGACTGGTTCTCCTGGGCGAGCGTGAAACAGGAAAGAGTTCTGCCGGCAGCGCCATCCTGGGCAAAACGGGCTTCTTCCAGGCCGGCGCTGTGACAGAGGAGTGCGTCCGTCAGCAGGCGGAGGTGGCCATGCGGCTGGTGACGGTGGTGGACACTCCAGGCTGGGAGGGAGGCGTCGCCGGCGCCACACCTGAGCGAGTGAAAAGGGAGATCATCAGCAGCGTGGCCTTGTGTCCTCCGGGGCCTCACGCGCTCCTGCTGACTCTGAGGGTGGACACACTGGTGAGGGCGGCGCATGTGAGGGAACACCTGGAGCTTCTGGGCGAGGGTGTGTGGAGACACACGCTTCTGCTGTTCACACACGGGGATCAGCTGCGAGAGGGGGTGGACATCGAGCAGCACATCCAGGGTGGAGGCAGGGACCTCCAGTGGCTGATGGAGAAGTGCAGAGGCAGGTACCACATCATCAGCAGTgcagatggaggaggaagaggaggctcCAGTAAAGTGACAGAGCTCCTGCAGAAGGTGGAAAAAATGGCCGCTATGAACAGGTGTGAGGCGTTCTCCGGCCTGGTACAGGAAGTCAGAGATCTGAGCCGGCAGAGGAACGAGAAGTTCAACCAGCGCCTGAAAGAGATGCTAGATAAAATGCTTCGTCAAGAGGATGAGCTGAAaaatatgagagagagagagatgaaaagaatCAGGTGGTTTTTTGACAGGAAGAAAAAGGTGAAATCACCCGGAAAGGCCGACATTCAaagggaagaagaggaggaagaggacaggaGGATGGACGAAAGAAAGAATGATATtggagagctggaggagaggaTGAGATGGCTGACGGAGgataaagacagagaaaatcAGGATCTGAGCATTGAAAATGAGAGAATCCGCGTCGCACTGAACCAGGGCAGAAGAGAACAGGATCAGGCGACGCTCAACCTGgagctaaaagagagagagatcgaGGAGCTGAAAGAGAGAATTGACGAGCAGCAGCTGAAGCTTCTCGACCTTGAACGCGCCGCTGTCGAAAGTGAacatgagagaaaacaaagggaCGACACCATTAAAGCGCAGAAACAAGAGTGGATGAGTGATGTTAAGAAATTGGAAGAGCTGCAGAAGAATGAGAAAGCAGAGTGGATGGAAAGAGTTGATTCGTTAAAAGCAGAAATGGACGAGACTAAAAGACACCATGATGATATTCTAGAGAGAAaggagcaagaaaaaaacagggagctggcagaggtggaaaaaaaacttaaaaaagagatggaattaaaagacaaagagcagaaaaagcagagagagaaagtggtGGAGGATATGGAGAGAAAAGTTGAAGAAATGTATAAACAGTTGGAGAGAAAAACGCacgaaaaagagacagagatacacaccataaaaatgcagcaTCAGGAAGAGTTGACcagaaaaatcagcaaaacagataaaaagatGGAGACAATGAAATCTAAACACTTAGAAGAAATTGATCAGAAATTAAAAGACAATGCAAAACATGTAGAAATGATCAGAAATCAGCATGATAATGAAATAAGGGAGAcactgcaagaaaaacaaagagagattGCAGAGCTGAAAGAGCAGTTtgcaaaagaaacagagaaacagatgcAAGCAAAAACAAGAGAGATAGCAGAGTTGGAACAAAGATACCtcattcaaataaaagaaaacatggtagaaaatgaaaaagagaaggaaactattaatcttaatcaCAAAGAAGTTGTAGCGCAGAAGatgcaagagaaagaaaaagaggtagAGGCGTTAAAACTGCAGCATCGGGAAGAAATGGCGAGAAAAGTGAACGAAATGGAAAAACTAATAGAGGTGATGAAAGCTGAACACAGGGAGGAAATAGacagaaaagtgaaagaaaaggaggaagatgTGGAACGGCTGTACACTGATAAAATAAGGGACGTTGAGGAAGAAAGACAAGGACAGATTAAAGAGCTGAAACAACAGTTTGCAGAAGACGTTGAGAAACAATTgcaggaaagaagaagagagataAGAGAGTTGGAGCAAAAGCATGCAGCCCAAATAGAAGAGAAGgagttagaaaaagaaaaagagaagaaagtgaTGAAtgaaaaccaggaaaagtctattttgcaacaaaagcaagagaaagacagactAATAGAGGagataaaacagcagcacagtgatgAAATTACAGAGAAAATGCAGGAAAGTGACAAGGAAAAAGAAAGGCTTGTTGTGAATCTTAAGATAGAGATGCAGCAAAGAttggaagaaaaggaaaaagagataGAGGAGATGAAGCTGGATGTtgaagaaatgagagaaaaactacaacaaaaggaagaaaaagaagtatATAATTTGAAATGCAAGCAAGAAATGGAGCAAAATctgggagaaaaagaaaaagaaattgaggAGATGCAGCTGAAAGTCAAAGAAATTAGAGAAATGCTGcaacaaaaagaagagaaagaaattgaacatttaaataacaaGAAAGAGATGGAGCAGAGACTGGTGgaacaggaaaaagaaatagagGACTTCAATCTGGATGTaaaagcaatgaaagaaaagctgcaacaaaaggaagaaaaggaaacagATTACTTAAATTACAAGCAAGAAATGGAGCAAAAACtgggagaaaaagcaaaagaaattgCAGAGATGAAACTGAATGtcacagaaatgaaagaaaCGCTGCagcaaaaagaagagaaagaaatcGAACATTTAAATTACATGCAAGAAATGGAGCAAAAAGTGCAGGAAAGAGAACAAGAAACACAAGTGATAAAAGAGAATTTAAAAGAAGCTGAGCAAGAACTTCTGCACGCACATCAGCAAAGACAAAGCGATCAAATTAATCACAAGAAACAGATGGAGCAAAAACtccaagaaaacaaaagaacaattGAAAAACTGAGCCAACACATAAAGGACATTGACGAAATCttgcagaaaaaagaagaagaaagggggGAAATTATTCTGAGTCAGAAGAAAGAGGCAGAGCAGCGGCTGCAGGAAAGAGAAcgagagatggaggagatgaAACAGCAGCTTTTAGACGACATGGAgcaaaaagtcaaagaaaaggAAACCGAGATTGAAAGTTTGAAACAACAGGCCGATCAGGGGGAGACGAGATGGAGGGAAGAGCAGAAGAAGGAGGACAAGAAAGCAGAAAAGGATATGAACAGACTGCTAGAAATTATTGaccagaaaacaaatgaaataacacAAACGCAAAGTTTTCTTGCAGCGAGAGACGGAGAGATTGAGGAAGCAAAAAAGTCAcgtgaaaactacataaaagaaattgaagaactaaaagaaagaaacaaaaaccaaaactccAGCATCATGGAGATACAGCAGCGTCACGAtgagcatgaaaagaaaaaagatgctgaAATGATGGAAAAACTTCAAGAGAAAGAGGACGAACTGAGGGACAATGAGAAGGAGATCGGCCAACTGAGGCTGACGATCGAGCAGACAAAGTCAGAACTGAAGGAGCTCACGAACAAGATGGAGACGGAGATGACGAGCATGATTCAGAATTATGAAAAGGAGATCGCAAGAAGGAACGAGAGCATAGAATCCATCACGAAGGAGAAAGACTGCGCTGTAGGTCACACGGAGGAAGTCACGTTGAAATACGATGAAAGTCGAAGGAGAgttgaggagctgcaggagcaaAACGAGAAGATGAGAAAAGAGGCGGACAACCTGGAAATAAAGTACGAGGAGCTGAAAAAAGAGAGCGAAGAATTTCGGGAACGCGAACAGCAGGTGAAGAACAAAGACGCAGAAATTCAAGACATTcttaaagagaaagaggagctAAAAGAGGCAAATGACAAACTGAGAGTAGAGATAGAGcagataaaagagagagaggatgaggcAGAAAGCAAGATGACAGAAATGAGAGAGCACtgccagaaagaaagagaggaattCTTGAAAAGTGAAAAGCAAATTGTGAGTAAAAAAGAGGAGTTGAGCAAAAGAGGACAAGAACTCGCTGAGAAAGAGGTGAAGTTACAAAGTAAGGAACAAGAGCTTCATGAACGggaagcaaaacaacaaaaaaagcaactggAAAATGATGAAGATGTGAACGCGAGGGCgcaaaacatcaagaaaaaggagagagagctgGAGATTTTGCTCGGAGCTCTGGAAGGCAAACAGAAGGAGCTAAACTGTCACGGTCAAGACCTTCGAGAGAAGGTGAAAGGGATCAAAGATCACGGGAAGGACCTGAAAGATAAAGAGTATTACTTAAGAAACGAAGAGCAGGAGTTGCTCAACTGGAAGTCGGAGTTGCAGGTGCAAAACGAGCAGGTGAACTCGAAAACGCAGCAGCTGGACGAGATGGGGAGAGACTTGGCTTTGCTGAAGGAggaacttcaaaataaagagagaaatttAAAGGAGTTACTTAAGAAATTGGGTAAATGGGAGCAGAATCTGAAAGAACGAGAGAAAAGGTTGGGCaaaagagagaagggagaatatgataatgataatgttgaTGAGGCGGATTGTTTTGATCTGACAGCTGCAGTCGAACGTTCAGAAGATGACGTGCATTTAATGTACCGAGAGGTCACAGAGAGGAGGGCCAAAGGAAAAGAGTCAGATAGTCGGAGGACGAAAACAGCATCGTCAGCTGCTGAAAGCAATAACTGTCACCTTGAAACactaaaagagaaagagacggCTGAGGAAAAGGAAGggatgagaggaagaggagagacaaaaaagaaaaaaggactaGAGAGGGCAAAGGTTGGCCAAGATTTTACGTTTTTATCTTTAAGTCAGGgtcacacacgctcacacaaaGGCCTTCCTGTGTCGCATTTGAGGGTGTTGGTGTTCGGAGAGTCCTGGTCGTCTCGCTCCCCAGCTGGAGTCACCATCCTCAGCGGAGAGTCGCCCAAACCAGACGGCTCTACCTTCAGACTCTGGAGAGGTCAGGTCGCCGGGCGCCGCCTTGCTGTTGCAGAACCACTTGGTCTGAGGTGGCGAGACGGACCAGATCCGAGCGACACGATGCAAAGGAAAAGCATCCTCGACAGCATCTCCTGGTGTCAACCCGGACCTCACGTCGTCCTCCTGCTCATGCCGGCCTtcctcacctgcacacacaagtACAGACGAGCAGTAGAGGAACACATGAGTTTACTCGGGGAAGACATTTGGCAGCGCACACTGGTGCTGATCACATGGGGGGAGATGTTAGGGGAGAGCGCCGAGCAGCACATCCTGAGAAACGAGGAGCTAACGGGGCTCGTGGAGAGATGCGGAGGAAGGTATCACGTGTTgagcaacaagaaaaacaactgtaTGATTGACGGACTGTTTGAAAAGATGGAGGATGTGGTGGCTTTAAATAGCCGAGAGCTGTGA